TCTCGCACCGCTCGGGCTCGACACCCGGGAAGGCGGCCAGCACCCCCTCGTCCCGGAACGAGCGCAGCTCCGTACCGCTGCTCCCCAGCAGCCGCTCGAACTGCTTCGCCGCTCCCCGACACAGACGGCAATGCCCGTCGTACAGGATGACGTCATGCCCCGGGGGCGTCGTCGTCAGCGCCTTCATGGGTCTCCTCCCGCCGTGTCCGGCCCTCGCTGCGAATGGAGTTTCTCATACAAGGGGCCGTTTGTTCCGCCCGCAAAACGGAAGGGCCGGAGATTCCCTCTCGGGAACTCCGGCCCTTCTCGGGGTTCAACCCTGGATGGCAACTACCCTCACCCCGGCCCTCTCCCAGAGGGAGAGGGTGTGTGGGGCGGGGGGCACCGGATTACGACTGGCGGAACTCGGCGTCCACCACGTCGTCCTTCGGCTTGGCCGAGCTGCCCGGCGCCGCGCCCTGCTCGGCCCCCGGGGGAGGAGCACCAGGAGCGCCAGCGCCAGGAGCGCCGCCCGTGGCCTTGTACATCTCCTCGGCCACCTTGTAGCTGGCCTGCTGCAGCTGATCCAAAGCCGCCTTGATGGCGTCCTTGTCCTGGCCCTCGCGCACGTCGTTGACGCCCTTGATGGCCGCCTCGAGCGTCGACACCGCGTCCGCGGGCAGCTTCTCGCGGTTCTCCTTCACCATCTTCTCCGCGGCGTACACCTGCGCCTCGGCCTGGTTCTTCACCTCCACCAGCTCGCGGCGGGCCTTGTCGGCGGCCTCGTTCTCCTTGGCCGCGTTGACCATCTTCTCCACCTCGTCCTTCGCCAGACCGGACGAGTGGGTGATGGTGACCTTCTGCTCCTTGCCCGTCGCCTTGTCCTTGGCGCTGACGTTGAGGATGCCGTTGGCGTCGATGTCCAGCGTCACCTCGATCTGCGGCACGCCGCGCGGCGCCGGCGGCAGGCCCGTCAGGTGGAAGCGGCCCAGGCTCCGGTTGTCACCGGCCATCTCGCGCTCGCCCTGCAGGATGTGGATCTCCACCTGCGTCTGGCCATCCGCCGCCGTGGAGAACGTCTCCGACTTGCGGGTGGGGATGGTGGTGTTGCGCTCGATGAGCTTGGTCATCACGCCGCCCAGCGTCTCCACGCCCAGCGACAGCGGGGTGACGTCCAGCAGCAGGATGTCCTTCACCTCGCCCGCGAGCACGCCGGCCTGCACCGCCGCGCCCACCGCCACCACCTCGTCCGGGTTCACCGAGCGGTTGGGCTCCTTGCCGAACAGCCGCTTCACCGCCTCCTGCACCTTCGGGATGCGCGTGGAGCCGCCCACGAGCACGACCTCGTTGAGGTCCTTGAGGTCCACGCCCGAGTCCTTCAGGCACTTGCGGCACGGCTCCAGCGAGCGCTCGACGAGGGTGTCGATCATCGCCTCGAACTTGGCCCGCGTCAGCCGCACGTTGAGGTGCTTGGGACCGGAGGCATCCGCCGTGAGGAACGGCAGGTTGATCTCCGTCTCCATCGTGCTGGACA
This is a stretch of genomic DNA from Archangium violaceum. It encodes these proteins:
- the dnaK gene encoding molecular chaperone DnaK, translated to MGKIIGIDLGTTNSVVAIMEGREPKVLTNEEGSRTTPSVVAFAKDGERLVGQVAKRQAITNPERTIYSIKRFMGRRYEETTEEAKLVPYKVVRGPHGDARVELDGKQYSAPEISAQVLLKLKRAAENYLGEKVTEAVITVPAYFNDAQRQATKDAGEIAGLTVRRIVNEPTAAALAYGLDKKKDEKIAVYDFGGGTFDISILEVGENVVEVLATNGDTHLGGDNIDHTLMDWLIAEFKKDNGIDVSKDKMVLQRLKEAAEKAKIELSSTMETEINLPFLTADASGPKHLNVRLTRAKFEAMIDTLVERSLEPCRKCLKDSGVDLKDLNEVVLVGGSTRIPKVQEAVKRLFGKEPNRSVNPDEVVAVGAAVQAGVLAGEVKDILLLDVTPLSLGVETLGGVMTKLIERNTTIPTRKSETFSTAADGQTQVEIHILQGEREMAGDNRSLGRFHLTGLPPAPRGVPQIEVTLDIDANGILNVSAKDKATGKEQKVTITHSSGLAKDEVEKMVNAAKENEAADKARRELVEVKNQAEAQVYAAEKMVKENREKLPADAVSTLEAAIKGVNDVREGQDKDAIKAALDQLQQASYKVAEEMYKATGGAPGAGAPGAPPPGAEQGAAPGSSAKPKDDVVDAEFRQS